The genomic DNA GGCAGCGCGCGCGCCTGTGAGGCCTTTCCCTTCATGGTGACAAAGCGGTTCGCCGTACGCATCAGGCGGCGTTGCAGCATGACAAGCGGAATAGTCAGGCAGATAAGCACCACCGCCACCGCGGCCATCAGATGGTAAGACGGCGTACCAAGCTTATTGGTGAGCTGATACAGGTAAGTCGCCAGTACCATGTTGCCTTCCGGATCGCCCAGCACCAGCATCAGGCCGAAGACTTCCAGGCCGAGGAAAAACAGCAGCACAATGGCATACAGAATGGACGGCCGGACCATCGGCAGGCTGACCGAGGTCATGACCTGTAGCGGAGACGCACCGGCGATCCGCGCGGCTTCTTCGACGTCCGAACTCACGCTGCGCAGCGCCGAAGAGATGTACAGATAGGCGTGCGGAACGTGGGTCAGCCCGGCGATGACCACGATGCTCGACATGTCGTAAATGTTCCACGGGACGAAGCCGATCAGCGACTGCGCCCACAGCGACAGGAAACCCACGGGACCGGCGGCGACCACGTAGCCAAATGCCAGCACCATCGGCGAGACAAAAATGGGGACCAGGATCAGCGGTTCAATTAACCGTCTGCCGGGGAGATCGGTGCGCACCATCAGAAACGCCAGCACGCCGCCGAGAGGGATGGCGATGATGACGAGGCCGAAAGCCAGAATAAACCCGCTTTTCAGCGCCTTGTAGAAGTCAGGGTCGGTAAAAATGAAGCCGAAGGATTCCAGGCTCCAGGTCTTTGCCGGTGAAAAGAAGGGCGCGGACAGGAAGCCTTGGATCACAATAAAGGACAGCGGCGTGTAGATAACCAGCGCGGTGAGCAGCACGACGACGCCGCGCGGCAGGCTTTGCCACTTTCTGCGTAATGCATTCATAAGCGAAGAGATCCGATAACACGAATTCAGGTAGCGAGCAGCAAGCGCGCCGGCGAACGGCGCGCTTAGGTTACGCGTTTATTTGGCCGCGGCTTCACGCCACTGTTTGATGTAGTCCAGACGTTTTTTCGGCTGCAGGTATTCAAGCAGCGACTCATCAACCGGGATCGGTTTCAGCGCGTTGCCCAGCATTTTGGTCATGCCGTCGATGTCATTTTTGCCATCGATGTCGTTACGGATGGAGGGGATATCCGCTTGGTTGGCCAGAATGTTTTGCCCTTTTTCAGACAGAACGTAGTCCAGCCACAGTTTTGCGGCGTTAGCATGTTCTGCCTGCTGGCTGATGAAGGAGACGCGCGACAGCACCAGGGTGTAGTCCTTCGGATAGGCAATGCCCAGCGACGGATCGGTTTTGGCTCGCGCTTCAGCGTAGGACCCCAGGATATTGAAGCCAATTAAGTTTTCGCCGGAGGATACCCGCTCCATCATCGTGCCGGTAGATGACTGCACGGCTAAGCCGCCTTTAGCGACATCGGCCAGCGTTTTGAAGTAGTGCGGATCGGCCTTGTAATCCTGTACCGACAACATGAAGCCGAGCCCGGATTTTTCGATATCGTAAGTGGTGACCTTACTTTTAAATTTGTCGACCTGGCTGGCGATCAGCTTGGCCAGCGCGGCGTGAGAATCCGGCACTTCATTCACCGGGATGAGGCGCTTATTGTAGATAAACACCACCGGCTCGTAGGTGGTGCCATAGGCTTTATTGCTCCAGACCGCCCATTTTGGCAGTTGGCTTTGTTCCGGCGAAACGTACTGCTGGGCGTAGTCGGTCGCCAGCTTCAGCGCGGTGTCCATCGAGGAGCTCCAGACGACGTCGCCGCTGCCGCCACCGGCGGCCTGTTCACTGATAAAGCGATTGTACAGCTCGGTGCTGTTCATATCGTTGTATTCGACTTTGATGCCGGGATAGAGGGCTTCAAAACCCTGAATAAGCGGCCCGGCCGCTTTGGTGTCGGTGGTAGAGTAAATCACCACTTTGCCTTCTTTCGTGGCGGCATCAACGACCTTCTGATAGTCGGCCGGATAGCCCTGCGGCAGAGCGGACAGCGCGGAGGATGACATGAACACAGCAGCAGAGAGCAGAGAAATACGGAATACGTTCGACATTATTATTAACCTTTTAGTTACGTTTGAGGAACTAAAAGTCAACATAGCTGACGCGGCAAAGGTGACAAGAGGGGGGCCAGCGCGGGCTGGCCGAAATGTGATAGTTGGCGTTTTTTCAGCAATTAACACCATAGAAACCGCGTGCGCGAAGTTAATTAGCGTCGTTTTTTTTACGGTATAAACGGCGTGGATGACCAATATTGCCGTACTGAATTTCGATGGTAATAAAGCCGATTTCCACGCAGTATTCCAGATAGCGACGTCCTGTCGTTTTGCTTATCCCGGCTTCTTCTACGATCTGTTCGACGGACCAGCTAAACTCCGGGCGCTCGCTGAAAAGACGTTTGACGCGTGCCAGCGTGGCGGGCTCGATCCCCTTTGTCGACGGTGCTGCTGAGGCATCGCCTGCGGGTAAATTAAACAGTTTGTCCAGCGCGCGCTGGTCGACAACCTTCACCTGGCGCAGCGTGTGCTCCAACAGCATAAAGCGTTCAAGCGAAGCGCGCAGACGATGGGAAAAAACCGGCTTAATGAGATAGTCAAACGCGCCGCTGCGCATGGCATGGCTACAGGTTTGCATATCGCTGGCGGCGGTTATAAAAATGACGGCACAGCTAAACTGCTTGAGCAGCGGGCTGTCGATGAGTTCAACGCCCTGACCATCCGGTAAATAGTTGTCCAGTAGTACCAGACGCGGCTGGTGGCGGGAAATCAGCTCGCGGGCCTGTTCCAGCGAACCGGCGATGCCGACCACTCGCAGATGAAAATTTTGCTCAATATACTCCCGATGCAGCTGCGCCAGATGCGGCTCATCTTCAACAATCACAACCTCAAGAGGACGGATATCAGTCATAGGAAAATCCTGCACAAGGAGGGGCATTGAATGGGAGGAAAACCGTAAACACGGTTCCCTGCGGAGCGTTATCGCTCATTTCGATGCTGCCGCCGGCACGCCGGACGTAGCCCGCCACGAGGTAGAGGCCGATGCCATGTTCTGCACCGGTGAGTTCGCATCCTGTGGACGTCTTGCTGGTGAAGCCTTGCTCGAAGATATACGGCTTCATGCTTTCATCGACGCCGCAGCCCTGGTCGGCGACCTCGATAACCAGCTCGTGGTTTCTATCTGAAATGTAGACGTCAACCGGCGTGGCGCGTGCGGATGTTTTTAGCGTGGCATCGACGGCGTTATCCACCAGGTTGCCGATGACTGACATCAGCTCGGTTTCGCTCAGCCCTTCCGGCAGACGAGAAAGCTGGCAGGCCGGGTCGAAAAGTAGCTCTACGCCCTTTTCGCGGGCGCTAACATATTTCCCCAGCAGCAGGCCGCACAGGGCAGGAGAGACAAACTGCGTGGAGAGAAAATCCAGCACCTGCTGGGCACCTTCCGCCTGTACCTGAATGTAGCGTAGCGCATCGTCATAGCGCTGCATTTGCAGCAGGCCGACCAGCGTGGCGGTCCAGTTAAGCTGCTCATGGCGCATGATGCGCAGATTATCGGCGTAGCGGGTTACCTGACTCAGCTGGCTACTGAGCGTATTGATATCGTTTTTATCGCGAAAACTGAATACCCAGCCGCTGGGAACCCCGGGCTCGACTTCAATGGCGACCCGGTTGACGATGGTTTCCCGTTGATTCAGGACGGTGATGTGATCGTGATGGCGGCTATCATAAGCGGTATTACCCGGCGCAAAAAACGACGGCGGCAGTTGAATAACCTCATCAAGCGGCTTGCCCAGCAGCGCTTGCTCGCTGTGGGGAATATTGAGCATTTCCCTCGCGGCGCGGTTGATCAGGATTAATTGTTTATCGACGTTGACCGCAAACACCCCCTCATACATGGCCTCAAGCAGCGCTTTTTGCTGCAATACCAGTTGGGCAATATCTTTGGGCTCCAGGCCGAACATCTGCTTTTTCAGCGTGCGAGCCAGCAGCCAGGAAAAGATAAACAGCATCAGGAGCAGGGCGAAGCCATACAGCGCGGTTCGCCATAGCAAACGGGCGTTAATATTGGCGATATAAGAGGTGAGGTAGCCAACGGAGACGATACCGATAACCCGATGTTGGCTATCGAAAATGGGGGCTTTGCTGCGCAGCGACACGCCAATCCCTCCTTTACGCACCGAGATAATGGTTTTGCCGTTGAGTACGTCGCGGTTATCCCCGCCGATCATCGGCAGATTAAGGCGCTCCGGTGATTCCGAGTGGTACAGATGCTGTTCGTGAACGTCGCCAATCACAATATAGCTGGCATCGCTTTCGGCGCGCAGCGGCTGAATAAGCCGCGCAATGCCGGGAATATCGCGCTGCAGCACCTTTTCCGCAAGCCCGGGCATTAATGCTATCTCGCTAGCCTGTACGCGGGCGCGCTGACCTAAATCATGGTGCAACTGGCGGTCAATAAAGTGGAAGAGCAGCGTGCCCAATAGCGCCAGCAGCAGACAGGAAAAAACCACCAGTGCGAGAAAGAGCTTCACCTGGAAGGATAATTTGAGTTTCATAGGATCCGCAGCGGCCTGAGCTGAAAAGGGTCGTTCGGAAAGCCTATCATGCGAAAATCCGCAGCGTAATTGAGGGACTGCAGAGTTGTGAACTGCCTACGTTCTGTGATGATGGGCCGCGGTGGGGACAAAAAGGAGCCGGGTAGGAAAACCAACAAAAAAGCCACTTCGCTGGAAGTGGCTTAATGATATGACGTTAAAGCTAAAATTTGGTGGCCCCTGTTGGGTTTGAACCAACGACCAAGCGATTATGAGTCGCCTGCTCTAACCACTGAGCTAAGGGGCCAGGTAGCCGACGATTATAATGTAACAGCGGCCACCAATCCAGCGTTAAGCGCGCACATGCTGTTTTTATAAACAATGCATTTTCAATTCGTTATACTCGTCTCACGATGTATTAGTCGAGGATATTATGGTTAAGGACATTATTGATTCGGGGCTGCGGGTGCTGTTCTGCGGTATTAACCCGGGGCTGTCGTCTTCCTCACTGGGCTACCCCTTTGCGCACCCGGCAAACCGTTTCTGGAAGGTGCTACATCTGGCGGGGTTTACCGAACGCCAGCTAAAGCCGGAAGAGGCGGAGCAGATGCTGGAATTTCGCTGTGGCGTGACCAAGCTGGTTGAACGCCCGACGGTGCAGGCGAGTGAGGTCAGCGTGCAGGAGTTACGCAGCGGCGGGCAGGCGCTGATTGAGAAAGTTGAGCACTACAAACCTGCTGCATTAGCCGTTCTGGGTAAGCAGGCCTTTGAACGCGGCTTAGGGCAGCGCGGGGCGACGTGGGGCAAGCAGACGTACATGATTGGCGATACCGAAGTGTGGGTATTACCGAATCCGAGCGGATTGAGCCGGATTACGCTGGATAAATTGGTAGAGGCGTATCAGGAACTGGACGTGGCGTTGAAGGTGCGGGGCTTGTAGGCTGGATAAGCGAAGCGCCATCCGGCAGAGCCTGTGCAGATTGCCGGATGGCGGCGTACAGGCCAGAGTCGCCCGGCCAGGCGCAGCGCCGCCGGGGAATGTTCCGCGCTTAACAGGCAAAAAAAAGCTCCCAAAAGGGAGCTTTTTTGCATTTTACCCGGGCGATTAATCGTCCAGGAAGCTACGCAGCACTTCAGAGCGGCTCGGGTGGCGCAGCTTACGCAGCGCTTTCGCTTCGATCTGACGGATACGTTCGCGGGTCACGTCGAACTGTTTACCCACTTCTTCCAGCGTGTGGTCGGTGTTCATATCGATACCGAAACGCATACGCAGGACTTTCGCTTCACGGGCGGTCAGGCCGGCCAGAACGTCGTGCGTGGCGGCACGCAGGCTCTCGGTGGTCGCAGAGTCCAGCGGCAGCTCGAGGGTGGTATCCTCGATGAAATCACCCAGATGCGAATCTTCATCGTCGCCGATCGGCGTTTCCATGGAGATAGGCTCTTTAGCGATCTTCAGCACTTTACGGATCTTATCTTCCGGCATCAACATGCGTTCAGCCAGCTCTTCCGGCGTCGGCTCGCGGCCCATCTCTTGCAGCATCTGGCGGGAGATACGGTTGAGCTTGTTGATGGTCTCAATCATATGTACCGGGATACGGATGGTACGCGCCTGATCCGCAATAGAACGGGTGATCGCCTGACGGATCCACCAGGTTGCATAGGTGGAGAACTTGTAACCACGACGGTATTCAAACTTATCAACCGCTTTCATCAGACCGATGTTGCCTTCCTGAATCAGATCCAGGAACTGCAGGCCACGGTTGGTGTATTTTTTGGCGATAGAGATAACCAGACGTAAGTTCGCTTCAACCATCTCTTTTTTCGCACGGCGGGCTTTCGCTTCACCGATGGACATGCGACGGTTGATGTCTTTCACCTGCTCGATGGTCAGGCCGGTTTCTTCTTCAATCTGCTGCAGTTTCTGCAGGCTGCGCATAACGTCTTCTTTTACGTCGTGCAGCTTTTCAGACCACGGTTTGTTCATCGCGATAGCCGCGTTGAACCAGGTTTCGCTGGTTTCGTTGCCGGTGAACAACGTGATGAAGTTTTTCTTCGGCATTTTGCACTGTTCAACGCACATCTTCATGATGATACGTTCCTGGGTACGCACGCGGTCCATCATGGTACGCATGCTGTTGACCAGGTAGTCGAACTGTTTCGGTACCAGACGGAACTGCTTGAACACTTCGGACAGCTTCAGGATCTCTTCCTGAGCGGCAGCGTGGCTGCGGCCTTTGGCTTTGATCGTGTCGCGCGTCACTTCGTACTGAGTACGCAGCTCGGCGAATTTCTCACGCGCCAGCTCGGGGTCGATGCTGTTGTCGTCGTCGCTGTTGTCGTCGCTGTCTTCGTCTTCGTCTTCATCGTCGTCGTCCATCTCTTCCTGAGACAGCTCGGAGCCAACGTGCGTAGCGGTCGGTGCCATATCTTCTTCGGCATTCGGATCGACGAAACCGGTGATCAGGTCGGACAGACGGGCTTCTTCCGCTTCAACGCGATCGTACTGTTCCAGCAGATAGGTGATCGCTTCCGGGTATTCGGCAACGGAGCACTGTACCTGGTTGATCCCGTCTTCAATACGTTTGGCGATGTCGATTTCGCCTTCGCGGGTCAGCAGCTCTACGGTACCCATTTCGCGCATGTACATGCGCACCGGGTCGGTCGTACGCCCGATTTCAGATTCCACGCTGGACAGAACCTGTGCAGCCGCTTCTTCAGCGTCTTCATCAGTGTTGTTGGAGGTTTCAGCCAGCAACAGATCATCGGCATCCGGTGCTTCTTCCATCACCTGAATACCCATGTCGTTGATCATTTGGATGATGTCTTCGATCTGATCTGAATCGACGATATCTTCCGGCAGATGGTCATTGACCTCGGCATAGGTCAGATAGCCTTGCTCCTTACCACGTTGGACAAGAAGCTTGAGCTGTGACTGCGGGTTTTGCTCCATAAGACGGTATCCACACTTAATTCATTTGATTGGTGTCGGTCGGCGAACGAACCGCCGACATTTAAAGCGAGGGCGTACTTATATTCGTGCCGCTGCGCCTCGGGCGGCTGTCGGGGGCTTCCCGATAGGTATTCGGCAGTTAAGCCGTTAAATTCACTTTTTTTCCAGGGCCTGTCTTATTTCCCAGAATTCCCTGCGCTCTTCACTGCTCAAACCGTGCGTGCGATCGCGAGCTATCAACTCTTCCTGTCGCTGTTCAAGCATTGAATCAAAAATTCGGTTTAGCGTGTCGGTGAACATTTTTTCAACGTTCTCATCCTTTATATCGTTCCAGGTTGAGAGTTTTTCAAGTGTTGCGTATTCACTTGCTCCGCGATAATTCTCCAACAGCTGGCCGGTCGTCAGGCCCGGTTGCGCAACACACAGGTTCACCAGCTCGGTGAACAGGTTGAGCCCCGGCAGCTTTGCCTGCGCGAGCCCATGCATAGGAGGGACGAGCGGTGCAAGATTCGGGTTTTGCACCAGTAGCCCTATAAGTATACGCATAGGCGTCTGTTTTATCTGCTGAGGCGGGCGTACCACGCCACTTTCTGCCTGTTTTGGCATTAAACGATCAAGCGCCGCATCGTCGAAGATGCCGAGCTTCAGGCCCAGCGTCTGGCGCAGCTGAATACGGTGCGCGTCGCCCGGGACCTGGCTTATCAACGGCAGCGCCAGCGCGGCGAGCTGGGTACTGCCGTCCGGCGTACTCAGGTCAACCTGTGGTAAGAGGTTGTTAAATAAGAAGACGGAGAGCGGCTGTGCGTGCTCCATCCGTGCTTCAAAAGCCTCTTTACCTTCTTTGCGTACCAGCGTATCCGGGTCTTCACCTTCGGGTAGAAACATAAAGCGTAGCTGACGACCGTCGGTCATGTACGGCATGGCGGTTTCCAGCGCGCGCCAAGCGGCGTCGCGGCCGGCACGGTCGCCGTCGTAGCAGCAAATCACGTTGTTTGTCGCACGGAATAACATATGGATGTGGTCAGCAGTGGTCGACGTACCCAGCGAGGCCACGGCGTAGTTAATACCGTATTGCGCCAGCGCGACGACATCCATATATCCTTCGACAACCAGCAGCCGCGGTGGTTCAGCGTTATGCTGCTGGGCTTCATAAAGGCCATACAGCTGGCGACCCTTATGGAAAATATCGGTTTCCGGGGAGTTCAGGTATTTCGGCGTATCGTTACCGAGTACGCGGCCACCAAAACCTATTACCCGGCCTCGTTTGTCGCGAATCGGGAACATCACGCGATTGCGGAAACGGTCGTAGGTTCTTCCCTGGTCGTTATTGACCAGCATTCCGGCATCGAGCAACAGCTTTCTGTTGTCGACATTACCCCCGAAACGTTTTAAGGCGTTATCCCAGCCCGGCGGTGCAAAACCAATAGCAAACTGCTGGACAATCTCGGCACTCAGGCCGCGTTGCTCCAGATACTGGCGTGCTGGCTCGGCAATGGGTTGGGCGAAGGATTGCTGATAAAAATCATTTAACCCTTCCATTAGCTGATAGAGATTCTGGCGCTGATGACGCTCTATCTGGCTAAGGCCTGTTCCGGCTTCATACGGCACTTCAAGATTGTGCATGGCCGCCAGTTCTTCAACGGTTTCAACGAACTCGAGCTTGTCGTAGTTCATTAAAAAGTCGATGGCATTGCCGTGCGCGCCGCAGCCAAAGCAGTGGTAAAACTGCTTATCACCGTTGACGGTGAAAGAGGGGGTTTTCTCGTTATGGAACGGACAGCACGCATGGTAATTTTTGCCCTGCTTTTTTAGCTTCACCCGTGCATCGATCAGATCGATGATGTCGGTGCGAGCCAGCAGATCATTAATAAATACGCGTGGGATTCGTCCAGCCATAGGCCCCGTTTATTTGAAGACTTATAAACGAAAACAAGCCGCGCATTCCTTTCGGAAGCACGGCCTTGCAACTACAACTCGGTCTGCAACCTGAGAGCCGATGCTCTCAACAGATTAGTACAGACGAGTACGGCGTGCGTTTTCGCGAGCCAGTTTCTTCGCGTGACGTTTCACTGCAGAAGCTTTAGCGCGCTTACGTTCGGTAGTCGGTTTTTCATAGAACTCACGACGACGAACTTCCGCCAGAACACCCGCTTTTTCACAGGAACGCTTGAAGCGACGCAGTGCTACGTCGAACGGCTCGTTTTCACGTACTTTAATTACCGGCATGTAACTCTCACCTTTAATAAATTCGGTTTGCCGCTGGCATCAACGCCAGCTTATTTCAAAATGGTGCGGAATTTTACTGCAATTGCTGCTGCTTTGTAAAGCACCGACGCGATTTTGAGAGGGACTTTTATAAGGACAGGGAGTATACACGAGCGGAACTCCAGGGGCGAACAAAGTTTTACATCAACCGGCATTGGCCCTACACTGCGCGGTATTGAAACGAGGTAAATTTAGCCATGCGTGTACTGGGTATTGAAACATCCTGCGATGAAACCGGCATCGCGATTTATGACGACGAAAAAGGTCTCTTAGCCAACCAGCTGTATAGTCAGGTGAAATTGCACGCTGACTACGGTGGCGTGGTACCTGAGCTGGCCTCGCGCGACCACGTGCGTAAAACGGTTCCCCTGATTCAGGCGGCATTACAAGAAGCGAATCTGACGGCCAAAGATATCGATGCGGTGGCCTATACCGCCGGTCCGGGTCTGGTTGGCGCGCTGCTGGTTGGCGCAACGGTTGGCCGTTCGCTGGCGTTCGCCTGGAACGTGCCGGCGATTCCGGTACACCATATGGAAGGGCATCTGCTGGCGCCGATGCTGGAAGACAACCCGCCGGAATACCCGTTCGTTGCGCTGCTGGTCTCTGGCGGACACACGCAGCTGATTAGCGTGACCGGCATCGGTCAGTACGCGCTGCTGGGCGAGTCGATTGACGATGCGGCAGGGGAAGCCTTTGACAAAACCGCCAAGCTGCTCGGCCTGGATTATCCCGGTGGCCCAATGCTGTCGAAGCTGGCCTCACAGGGAACAGAAGGGCGCTTTGTCTTCCCGCGCCCGATGACCGACCGTCCGGGGCTGGATTTCAGCTTCTCTGGTCTGAAAACCTTTGCGGCCAATACCATTCGTAATAACGGTAACGACGATCAAACGCGAGCCGATATTGCCCGTGCATTTGAAGATGCGGTGGTGGATACGCTGATGATCAAATGCCGACGCGCGCTGGATCAAACCGGCTTCAAGCGCCTGGTGATGGCTGGCGGCGTGAGCGCCAACCGCACGCTGCGCGCGAAGCTGGCGGAAATGATGCACAAACGCGGTGGCGAAGTGTTTTATGCGCGCCCTGAATTTTGTACCGACAACGGCGCGATGATTGCCTATGCCGGAATGGTGCGCTTGAAAACCGGCGTGAACGCGTCGCTTGGCGTGACCGTCCGTCCGCGCTGGCCGCTGGCTGAGCTGCCTGCGGCCTGAGTCATGGTCATCACGATGAAAAAAGCCCTCTGTAACAGGAGGGCTTTTTTATGTCGGCTATTCGGCGTCTTTTGGCTTAGAGCCTATCCCAATAGGGTTTTGTTCCAGACAATGACACCACAGGCAAAATGCAGCATCGCCTCATAATTCTCGACCTTCTTCTCCCAACGAGTCAGGACACGGCGGTAGCGATTCATCCAACTGTGTGTTCTCTCTACAACCCAGCGGTGAGCCTTAAAATCCGTGTATTTGATGGCCTCTGACTCATCCTTTCGTGACTGGATATGAGGTTCATAGCGACGACTTTTCAGATACGATTCCAGCCATTCCGCTTCATACCCTTTGTCCATGCACAACCGGAGCCTCTTGCCCGGTCTGCCCGTCTGGAGGGCATCGAGCGTATCCGTAACCAACTTTATGTCGTGCGTATTTGCTCCGGCAACAACCAGTGCAAGCGGTAGCCCGTTCCCGTCAGTCATCAGACTGCGCTTTACGCCCTGTTTCCCCCGGTCTGTAGGGTTCCTGCCTGTTTTTTTGAGCCTGCCAGCGGTGATTTGGTTATACAACCATCCATCGACAGCCACGACCAGTCAATAGAGTCCAACTGTTCGCAAGCAAGCAACCCATTTTGCCAGAAGCGTTCAAATACTCCAGCATCTCGCCACTCCTGAAATCGGCGATGAGCAGAGCTTGACGAGCATATACCGGTGGCATTCAGCGCATTCCATTGGCAGCCCGTCCTGAGTACGAAGAAAATGGCGTTCATTGCAGCGCGATTATCAACCCGCTTGCGGTGCGTACCCAGCGGGTGTTGAGTTTTATGCTCCGGGATGAGTGGAGCCATTTTCTCCCAGAGTCCATCACTGATCTGCCACTTGTTGCCCGCCACGCTTCGCCCTCAGAAATTATCATATTTTATTATCTGACAATTCCTTTTGGGATAGGTTCTTACTTTTTTTAAATCGCGCCCAGACTTTGGTTTCCTGGCGTCGCCATAAACGCTGAATGTTGTCATGGTGACGCAGCAAGATCAGGCAGGAAAGCATAGAGACAGGGAAAGTGTACTGGGGCTTAAACCACCAGACGTAGAACGGCGCAACCAGCGCGCTGACGATGGCGCCCAGCGATGAGTAGCCGCTTAATAAAATCGTCAGTAACCAAGTGCCGGCCATCACGCCGGTGAGATCCCAGCCGATAGGCGCAATGGCACCAAACGCGGTAGCGACGCCCTTTCCACCCTGAAAGTGGAAGAATACCGGCCAGATATGGCCCAGACAGGCGGCAATCGCCACTAGCCCAAGCCAGAAGGGGGATAAGCCTAGGGCATAGGCACCCCAGACGGGCAGCATCCCTTTCAGGATGTCGAAAACCAGGACGGCTACGGCAGCGCCTTTACCGCCGACGCGCAGCACATTTGTGGCTCCGGGATTGCCGGAACCACTGGTGCGCGGGTCAGGTAACCCCGCAATGCGGCAGACCAAAATGGCGCTGGAAATTGAGCCGCAAAGGTAGGCAAGGAGGATCATTCCAGGCTCGATTGCACTCATAACGCTGTTCCATTGTGAAAATGTCGAAGTATTCTCTGCATCTGTGGATAATACGCATAATTCGCCGGAAGTGGTATCCGGTTTAGCCTAAAACCAAGCAGGTCGTGATGGATATTGTATTTATAGAGCAACTTTCGGTAATCACCACTATCGGTGTTTATGACTGGGAACAAACCATTGAACAGAAGCTGGTGTTCGATATCGAATTAGGCTGGGATAACCGTAAAGCCGCCGCCAGCGATAACGTGGAAGATTGCCTGAGCTATGCTGATATCAGCGAGGCGGTAGTGAAACACGTGGAAGGCAGCCGTTTTGCGCTGGTGGAGCGCGTGGCTGAGGAGGTCGCCGACCTGCTGATGGCGCGTTTCCGCTCACCGTGGGTGCGTATTAAGGTCAGCAAGCCGGGCGCGGTGGCGCGCGCGGCTAACGTTGGCGTTATCATCCAGCGTGGCCATAATCCTAATTAATCTTATTATTCGTCATATAACTTAAACCAAAGTGATTTATACCGGTCTTAGTGCCGGGTTTATTTTATTGGTTACTTTTTAAGGGTTTATTTAATGAGCGATATACACTCGCTGCTGGTAGCGGCCATTCTGGGTGTGGTCGAAGGATTGACGGAATTTCTGCCCGTTTCCAGCACCGGCCATATGATTATCGTTGGCCACCTGCTGGGCTTTGAAGGGGATACGGCAAAGACGTTTGAGGTGGTGATCCAGTTGGGGTCGATCCTCGCGGTGGTGGTCATGTTCTGGCGCCGCCTGTTTGGTCTGATTGGCATCCACTTCGGTCGCC from Klebsiella sp. WP3-W18-ESBL-02 includes the following:
- the mug gene encoding G/U mismatch-specific DNA glycosylase produces the protein MVKDIIDSGLRVLFCGINPGLSSSSLGYPFAHPANRFWKVLHLAGFTERQLKPEEAEQMLEFRCGVTKLVERPTVQASEVSVQELRSGGQALIEKVEHYKPAALAVLGKQAFERGLGQRGATWGKQTYMIGDTEVWVLPNPSGLSRITLDKLVEAYQELDVALKVRGL
- a CDS encoding response regulator, translated to MTDIRPLEVVIVEDEPHLAQLHREYIEQNFHLRVVGIAGSLEQARELISRHQPRLVLLDNYLPDGQGVELIDSPLLKQFSCAVIFITAASDMQTCSHAMRSGAFDYLIKPVFSHRLRASLERFMLLEHTLRQVKVVDQRALDKLFNLPAGDASAAPSTKGIEPATLARVKRLFSERPEFSWSVEQIVEEAGISKTTGRRYLEYCVEIGFITIEIQYGNIGHPRRLYRKKNDAN
- a CDS encoding ABC transporter permease is translated as MNALRRKWQSLPRGVVVLLTALVIYTPLSFIVIQGFLSAPFFSPAKTWSLESFGFIFTDPDFYKALKSGFILAFGLVIIAIPLGGVLAFLMVRTDLPGRRLIEPLILVPIFVSPMVLAFGYVVAAGPVGFLSLWAQSLIGFVPWNIYDMSSIVVIAGLTHVPHAYLYISSALRSVSSDVEEAARIAGASPLQVMTSVSLPMVRPSILYAIVLLFFLGLEVFGLMLVLGDPEGNMVLATYLYQLTNKLGTPSYHLMAAVAVVLICLTIPLVMLQRRLMRTANRFVTMKGKASQARALPLGKWRWVAGAVVAFWLTVTIGVPLMGVVLRAFISNWGVGVSLWDELSLNTFRTIWAQPNLLRAIVNSMAIGVIGGALAVGCYLFIGIAMHRKPDNTTRFLDYSVLVPRAVPGLLAGLAFLWVFLFLPMWLDNALKSGWLSGMPWSQWLRDTLIVWLRSLRSTIFSVWLAYTVVWMAYGLRLISSTLLQVGPELEEAARSTGATRGQITRHVTIPLSRYGLIGSWLLMFLIFEREYSTGVYLLSPGTETIGSMLVSLWAAGAIDIVAALSFINILLVVVGLGVALRFGVKLHD
- a CDS encoding ABC transporter substrate-binding protein gives rise to the protein MSSSALSALPQGYPADYQKVVDAATKEGKVVIYSTTDTKAAGPLIQGFEALYPGIKVEYNDMNSTELYNRFISEQAAGGGSGDVVWSSSMDTALKLATDYAQQYVSPEQSQLPKWAVWSNKAYGTTYEPVVFIYNKRLIPVNEVPDSHAALAKLIASQVDKFKSKVTTYDIEKSGLGFMLSVQDYKADPHYFKTLADVAKGGLAVQSSTGTMMERVSSGENLIGFNILGSYAEARAKTDPSLGIAYPKDYTLVLSRVSFISQQAEHANAAKLWLDYVLSEKGQNILANQADIPSIRNDIDGKNDIDGMTKMLGNALKPIPVDESLLEYLQPKKRLDYIKQWREAAAK
- the rpoD gene encoding RNA polymerase sigma factor RpoD, whose amino-acid sequence is MEQNPQSQLKLLVQRGKEQGYLTYAEVNDHLPEDIVDSDQIEDIIQMINDMGIQVMEEAPDADDLLLAETSNNTDEDAEEAAAQVLSSVESEIGRTTDPVRMYMREMGTVELLTREGEIDIAKRIEDGINQVQCSVAEYPEAITYLLEQYDRVEAEEARLSDLITGFVDPNAEEDMAPTATHVGSELSQEEMDDDDEDEDEDSDDNSDDDNSIDPELAREKFAELRTQYEVTRDTIKAKGRSHAAAQEEILKLSEVFKQFRLVPKQFDYLVNSMRTMMDRVRTQERIIMKMCVEQCKMPKKNFITLFTGNETSETWFNAAIAMNKPWSEKLHDVKEDVMRSLQKLQQIEEETGLTIEQVKDINRRMSIGEAKARRAKKEMVEANLRLVISIAKKYTNRGLQFLDLIQEGNIGLMKAVDKFEYRRGYKFSTYATWWIRQAITRSIADQARTIRIPVHMIETINKLNRISRQMLQEMGREPTPEELAERMLMPEDKIRKVLKIAKEPISMETPIGDDEDSHLGDFIEDTTLELPLDSATTESLRAATHDVLAGLTAREAKVLRMRFGIDMNTDHTLEEVGKQFDVTRERIRQIEAKALRKLRHPSRSEVLRSFLDD
- a CDS encoding sensor histidine kinase, producing MKLKLSFQVKLFLALVVFSCLLLALLGTLLFHFIDRQLHHDLGQRARVQASEIALMPGLAEKVLQRDIPGIARLIQPLRAESDASYIVIGDVHEQHLYHSESPERLNLPMIGGDNRDVLNGKTIISVRKGGIGVSLRSKAPIFDSQHRVIGIVSVGYLTSYIANINARLLWRTALYGFALLLMLFIFSWLLARTLKKQMFGLEPKDIAQLVLQQKALLEAMYEGVFAVNVDKQLILINRAAREMLNIPHSEQALLGKPLDEVIQLPPSFFAPGNTAYDSRHHDHITVLNQRETIVNRVAIEVEPGVPSGWVFSFRDKNDINTLSSQLSQVTRYADNLRIMRHEQLNWTATLVGLLQMQRYDDALRYIQVQAEGAQQVLDFLSTQFVSPALCGLLLGKYVSAREKGVELLFDPACQLSRLPEGLSETELMSVIGNLVDNAVDATLKTSARATPVDVYISDRNHELVIEVADQGCGVDESMKPYIFEQGFTSKTSTGCELTGAEHGIGLYLVAGYVRRAGGSIEMSDNAPQGTVFTVFLPFNAPPCAGFSYD